The DNA segment GCTGATCACCCGAGTCACTTTCAAGCCCCGCGATACCGCCAGCGCACCACCGGCATGGTCGGCGTCGGCATGACTGAGCAGCATCAGATCGATGCGCTCGACCCCGAGTTTGTGCAGCGTCGGCAGCACTACTCGCTCACCCAGATCGAAATCGCCGAAGCGTGGACCGGCGTCATAGAGCAACGTGTGATGACGCGTACGGATCAGGATCGCCAGGCCCTGACCGACATCGAGCTGCCAGATATCGGCCAGCCCCTCGGCCACCCGCTCGCGAGGCGGCGCCACCAGAATCAGCAGCAACGGCCAGCCCAGCGGTCGTAATGGCACTCCGCGCGGCAACAGCAGCAAAAAGGCGCCGAGACTGCCGAGCAACAACGCCCACCACGGCAGCGACGGCGAGATCCACGCCGGCCAGGCCCCGGCAATCATCGACAAGCCGCGAAACAGCCAGTCGATCAAGCCACCCGCCAGCCACAACAACCCTGCACCGACATAAGGCACCGGCAACAACAGCGTGCCGAGCAGCGCCGGTGGCAGCACCAACAGGCTGACCCACGGCACCGCCAGCACATTCGCCAGTGGTCCGCTGAGGCTGATCGGCAGATTCAGCGCCAGCAGCACCGGGCACAGACCCAACGCGATCAGCCATTGCGCCCGCGTCCAGGTCTGCCACCATTTCCACGCACCGAGTCGACCACCGAAGGTGATAATCAAAATCCCCACAGCGGCGAACGACAACCATAAGCCGGGACGCAAACTGGCCAACGGGTCGAGCAACAGCACCGCATTCAACGCCAGTAACAGCGGCCACCACGCGCCGAGATGGCGAAATCGCAGACGCCACAGCAGTACCAGCCCGACCATCACACAGGCCCGTTGCACCGGCACATCAAACCCGGCAAGCAAGCCGTAGCCGAGCGCAGCGGCAAACGCCAGTCCGCAGGCCCAAGGCAGCCAAGGCCTGCGCAGCGGCCAACATCCGTAGCGCGCCAGCCCGGCGACCAGCAGATACATCACCGCCGCCAACATCCCGATGTGTTGGCCGGAAATCACCAGCAGATGCACGGTGCCGGTGTCCTGCAGGATCTGCCAGTCCTCGCGACTGAGCCCGGAGCCATCACCCAGCACCAGCGCCGCCAATGCACCAGCCCGCCCTTGTGCATCGACTGCCAGCAAGCGCTGGCGAATGCCGTCGCGCCACGCCCAGTTTGCCTCGGCAAGGCGCTGACCATCCTTGATCGTACCCGTCGCGCCGATGCGTTGCGCCAGCAGCCAGGCTTCGTAATCGAAGGCATCGGGATTGAGCAAACCACCGGGGCGCTTGAGTTTCACTGCCAGACGCCAGCGCTCGCCACTTTTGACCGCTGGCCCGGCGTACCACGCCAGACGCATCAACGACGGCAGCCTGTCGTGGCGCGAGCGGGCATCGGCCAACTCGAAACGCACCACGCCCTCGCTGGTTTGCGGCAAGCCGACCACACGCCCCTCGACCCAGCGGGTTTCACCGTCAAGTTGCGCCGGTAATCGCTCATCCAGCGCCCACTGCGCACTGACACAAGCCCAAGTGAAACCGAACAGCAGAAATGCCAAGGGATAGCTGCGAAACGGCAGCAACATCAGCCCCACCATGGGCAACAACATCATCAACCCGACCGGCGGTAAAACCGGCAAAAAACCTGCAACCAGCAAACCGGCTGCCAGCGCCATCATCCCTGTGCGCATAAGCCTGTCCTTGAGAGTCCCCTCACTATGCTTAGCTGGCGTGGAGCACAAGCGTCGTCAACAATTGTCACAAAGTCTGAATGGGCGCTTCGTAGAATCCAGACATACTTGCCGCCTTAACCGACCGAGAAGCCTTATGCCCCGGCGCTTATTCAAACGTTACATGCCCGACCCGACGAGCATCAGGGAACACAAATCCTTACGCTTTCTCGGCAAGTTGCTGCATGACCCGAACCTCTGGCACCTCAATCGTCACTCGGTAGCCCGAGCGATGGCCGTCGGCCTGTTCGCCGCGTTCCTGCCAATTCCGGCGCAGATGCTGGTAGCCGCCGCACTGGCAATCACCGTGCGCGGCAATATGCCGATTGCCGTCAGCCTCGTGTGGCTGACCAACCCGATCACCATGCCGGCGGTATTTTTCTGCACTTATCAGGCCGGGGCCTGGTTGATGAAT comes from the Pseudomonas sp. RSB 5.4 genome and includes:
- a CDS encoding DNA internalization-related competence protein ComEC/Rec2, giving the protein MRTGMMALAAGLLVAGFLPVLPPVGLMMLLPMVGLMLLPFRSYPLAFLLFGFTWACVSAQWALDERLPAQLDGETRWVEGRVVGLPQTSEGVVRFELADARSRHDRLPSLMRLAWYAGPAVKSGERWRLAVKLKRPGGLLNPDAFDYEAWLLAQRIGATGTIKDGQRLAEANWAWRDGIRQRLLAVDAQGRAGALAALVLGDGSGLSREDWQILQDTGTVHLLVISGQHIGMLAAVMYLLVAGLARYGCWPLRRPWLPWACGLAFAAALGYGLLAGFDVPVQRACVMVGLVLLWRLRFRHLGAWWPLLLALNAVLLLDPLASLRPGLWLSFAAVGILIITFGGRLGAWKWWQTWTRAQWLIALGLCPVLLALNLPISLSGPLANVLAVPWVSLLVLPPALLGTLLLPVPYVGAGLLWLAGGLIDWLFRGLSMIAGAWPAWISPSLPWWALLLGSLGAFLLLLPRGVPLRPLGWPLLLILVAPPRERVAEGLADIWQLDVGQGLAILIRTRHHTLLYDAGPRFGDFDLGERVVLPTLHKLGVERIDLMLLSHADADHAGGALAVSRGLKVTRVISGDPPGLPAILRAEACETGRQWQWDGVRFQLWQWSAANDSNQRSCVLQIEANGERLLLTGDIDIAAERVLLDSPLAVPTHWLQAPHHGSRSSSSMALLRALKPHSVLISRGQGNSFGHPHPLVLARYRQQGLRIYDSAQHGAIQLRLGSFQAPWLMRQQRRFWR
- a CDS encoding DUF2062 domain-containing protein, which produces MPRRLFKRYMPDPTSIREHKSLRFLGKLLHDPNLWHLNRHSVARAMAVGLFAAFLPIPAQMLVAAALAITVRGNMPIAVSLVWLTNPITMPAVFFCTYQAGAWLMNVPARTLPDSLTWEWVSGELSTMWQPFLLGSVVCGLLLGILAYFTVMLYWRWWVARQWARRKKNRMR